CGGTTCAGCCGCGACGACCGAGGGCCTCGAGGTCGATGTCGACAGGGAAGGGGACCGGCAGCTTCAGCCGGTCGTGGAAGATGCCGATCGGCACGTACCGGGCGGAGACGCGGTCGAGCTCGTAGGCGTAGACCACCACTCGATCGTCGCTGCCCCGCTCGACCCGCCAGAAATGCGGGATCCCGGCGTTGGCGTATTTCAGCGGCTTGGTTTCCCGGTCACGTTCCTCGGAGTCCGGGGACACCGCTTCGACGGCGAGGACCAGGTCCCGAAGACCAGACCCCCGTCGATCAGTTCGGTGTGTTTCGGAAGACCACGCAGCTTCAGGAACGCGTCGACGGTGTAGCCGCCCGCAGGAGGGATCACCCAGTCGGGTAGCGGCTCGACGGTCATTGCCCCAGCGTAGCGCCCGTGGGGCGGACCTGGTCGGGAAAGGGAACGGCCCCCGAGCCGTACCGGTGCGGCGGGTGCCTGCACGGGTCCCGGTCGGACAGACCGGGGGCTCGGGGGCCGGGTGACTGCCTGGTATTCGCTCAGCGCTCGCGCGGGCGGATACCACCTGCAGCGGTGGCGCTAGCGGACAGCCACCTCACGTGTCCTAGAACTATCCATTCTTCGAACCACCTCCTTCCTCGTGTACGCCCGAAGGTAGTCGGCCGTCAGGAGGTCGGCAACGTATTTTCGCGGGGGGCGGAATCCGGGGCCGACCGGGGCGAACGCTCGACGGCGACCTGCCAGGACGAGTCCACCCGCACGACGACGTCGGCGCGGTGGTCGGCGGGCAGCTGGTGGGTGACCACGACCACCACGCGGTCCGGTTCGACCAGTCCGGAGTCGGCGTCGAGCAGCGCGCGCAGCAGGTCGGCGCCCGCCCCGGCCTCCAGGTGTTCGGTGGGTTCGTCGAGCAGCAGCACCCGGGCCGGGGAGACCAGCGCGCGGGCGAGCAGGATGCGGCGGCGTTGCCCGCCGGAGACGGCCGCGGCGCCGCCCACCAGATCGGTGGACAGCCCGTCGGGAAGGGCGTCGAGCCAGTCGCCCAGACCGACCGAACGCAACGCGCGCTCGGCCTCCGCCTCGGTGACGTCGCCCCGCGCGACCCGCAGGTTCTCCAGCACGCTCGTGCCGAACAGGTGGGCGTCCTCGGCGAAGAACGTGACGTCGGGCCGGGGCGTGTCGAACAAGCCCGCCCAGAACATGAGCAGCGTCGTCTTGCCGGCACCGCTGGGACCGACGACGGCGATGCGGCGGCCCGGTGGCAGATCGGGCCGGACCGGCGCCGCGTCGCCGTCCGTCGCGACTGCGGCGCGGGTGGCGCCCTCGATGCGGTGCAGTGCGGCACGGGCGGTGGTGAGCGACTGGGCGGCGGCGGGCAGGGCCGCGGTGGCTTCGAAGGCCGACAGCGGCAGCAGCACCAGGATGGTCAGGGCCATCGGGGTCATGCCGCCGGGCAGTCCGCCGCCGGGTCCGTAGGCGACGACGCCGATGAGCAGCGCACCGAGGACGCTGGCACCCAGCGCCAGCGGCGTGGCGGCCGCGGACCAGGCGGTGCGGGCGGCGGCGCTGTCCTCCGCGGCGACCGAGCGACGGCCCGCGTCACGCGCCGCGGTGACGGTACCGGCCAAGCGGCCCGCCACCCGCAGTTCGGCGGCGTGGTCGAGGACGGTCAGCGCCCGTGCGGTGAACTCGGCGCGGTCGGCGCGCACCGCGACTTCCGCCGACCGGGCGGCGCGGGCCGACAGCCACGGCGCGAGCACGCCCGCCACCGCCAGCGAGGCGGCCAGGATCATCGCGGCGGGCACCGAAATGGTGGCGATCAATCCCACCGCGGCCAGCGCGAGCACCGCGGCCACCGCGATCGGCACGAGGGCGCGCACGATCACCGCGCCGAGGTCGTCGATGTCGCTGCCGATCCGCACGAGCAGATCGCCGCGGCGGAGCCGGGCGGCGCTGTCGGCGGCCGCGCCGGAGCCGGAGCGCCGGTCGCGGCGCAACCAGACGTCCGAGCGGGCCAGCCTCCGGTACACCGCGGCCCGCGCGTTCGTCATCGAGCGCAGTGCGACGTCGTGGGTGGCGAGCCGCTCGAGGTAGCGGGCGAGCCCGCGCGAGATGCCCAGCGCCCGCACCGACACCACCGCGACGCTGAGGTCGAGCACCGGCGGCATCTGCCACGCCCGGGCGATCAGCCAGGCGGCCAGCGCCGCCAGCCCGAGCGCACTACCGAGCGCGACCACACCCCACGTCACGGCCACCGCGACGCGGCCACGCGCGGGCTCCAGCAGTTCCCCCATCCGCCGCAGGTCCGTCCGGACGGCCCTAACCCGCTCCGCCGGTGTCGAATTCACGACGCACCGCCGGATTCCACCGACCGCCCCACCGGCACCGCCGACCGCACCTCGATCACCTGGTCGGCTGCCGCGAGCACGGTCGGCCGGTGCCCCACGACGAGCACCGTCGCCCCCGCCGCCGCACGTTCGCGCAGCGCCGCGAGGACGCCGGCCTCGCTCGCCTCGTCCAGGTGCGCGGTCGGCTCGTCGAGCAGCAGGACCGGCCGGTCGGCGGCGAGCACCCGGGTGAGGGCGAGCCGCTGCCGCTGGCCGAGGCTCAATCCGACTCCGCCCACGCCGACCACGGTGTCCCACCGGTGCGGCAGTTCGTCGAGGACGGCGTCGAATCCCGTTGCCGCACAAGCGCGGTTCAGGTCAACCAGGTCGGCGCCCAGCAGTTCCAGGTTCTCCCGCAGCGTGCCGGGCACGAGCACCGGGCGCTGCGGCAGCCAGGCGAGGCGGCGCCACCACGCGTCCGGGTCCAGCTCGCGCACGTCGATCCCGTCGACGCGCACCCGGCCCGCGTCCGCGTCCACCAGCCCGAGAATCGCGGCCAGCGCCGTGGACTTGCCGCTGCCGTTCGGTCCGGCCAGCACTGTCAGGGCCCCGGGCCGGATCACCGCGCACAAGTCCGCCGGAGCCCATCCGTCCCTGGCCCGCACACCCAGACCGGCCAACTCGACCAGCGCCGGACCCCGACCATCCACCGCCGGGCCACCCCGCCCATCCACCGCCAGGTCACCCGGCCCACCCAGCGCCGGGCCACCCCGTCCACCCACCGCCAGACCGCCCCGCTCATCCACTGCCGGGCGGTCCGTCGCCCCGACGAGCGTCCGGTCATCGATCCGACCCCGCCGCACCCCCTCAGGCTCCAACACGGCAAATGCCTTGTCGGCCGCCGCCATCCCGTCCTGCGCGGCGTGGAACCTCTCCCCCACCATCCGCAGCGGCAGGTACACCTCCGGCGCCAGGATGAGCGCGACGAGCCCGTCGTAGAGGTCCATGCCGCCGTACACCAGCCGCAGGCCGATGGACACGGCGATGAGCGCGACGCTGAGCGTGGCGAGCAGTTCCAGCACCATCGAGGACAGGAAGGCGATGCGCAGGGCGCGCATGGTGCGCACCCGCAGGGCGTCGCCGAGGGCGCGCACCCGATGCTCCATGGTGCGGGCCGCCGGGCCGCCGTCGGCGTGTTCGCGACCGAGTGCGCGCAGGGTCGGCATGCCCGCGAAGAGGTCGAGCAGCTGGTCCGACAGGCGGGTGGTCGCCGCCAGGGTGGCGGCGGCGCGGCCCTGGGTGAGCAGCCCGATCAGGACCATGAAGATCGGGATCAGCGGCAGGGTCACCACGGCGATGCCCGCGGAGACCGGGTCGTGGGCCAGGATCACCGCAAGCACCACGGGGGGCACCAGCACCGCGAGCAGCAGGGCAGGCAGATAGCCGGTGAGGTAGGCGCGCAGGCCGCTCAGCCCGGTTCCGACGACGACCGCGAGTTCGGTTCGGCGCCGGTCGAGTTCACGTGGCGGCAGGGCCGCGCCCGCCGCCAGCACAGCGGTCTCCAGTTCGGCGACCACGCTCGCTCCGGCCCGGTGCGCGATCCGCGCCTGCCACCAGCTCGCCACCGCGCGCCCGGCCAGGGCGACGGCGAGGACCACGAGTTCTGCGGTCCAGTCGGTGATCCGCCGCCGCGTGGGGTCGGTGATGACGCCGGCCAGCACCCGCCCGAGCGCGGTCGCGGCGACCACGATGCAGACGGTGGTCACCAACGACAGTCCCACGCTGTAGCCGAGGTAGCGGCGCGCCGAGCGAGCGTGCCGCCACAGGCGCGGGTCGACGGGCGGGCGGGCCACGGTGTCAGTCCTTGTCCGGACGCGGGGTGAGCCCCACGGGGGCGGGAATGTGCTCGACCGAGATGCGCTTGCGGAACACCCAGTAGGTCCACGCCTGGTAGCCGAGCACGACGGGGGTCACCACCACGGCCGCCCAGCTCATCACCTTCAGGGTGTAGGGCGTGGAGGAGGCGTTGTCGACGGTCAGCGAGAACGCCTCGCCGAGGGTGGAGGGCAGCACGTTCGGGAACAGCGAGCCGAACAGCAGCACAGTGGCGGCGGCGACGGTCAGCGCGGTGCCCGCGAAGGCCCACCCGTCGCGGTCGGCGAAGACCGCGGCCGCGGCGCCCACCAGCCCGATCACCGCCACCCCCAACGGAATCCAGGTCCAGTCCGCGCCATACGCGAGCTGGGTCCACAGGCCGAACCCGCCGACGACGAGCGCGGCCGGACCGAGCAGCAGCTTCGCCACCCGCACCGCGTCGGCGCGGACGTCACCACCGGTCTTCAGGCCCAGGAAGATCGCCCCGTGCAGGGCGAACAGCAGGCCGGTGGCCAGCGCGCCGAGCAGCGCGTACGGGCTGAACAGGTCACCGATGGAACCGACCAGCTGCTTGTCGGCGTCCAGCGGCACCCCGCGCACGATGTTGGCGAACACCCAGCCCCAGGCGAACGCGGGGACCCAGGAGCCGATGCCGATCCCGATGTCGCAGCGGGCCCGCCAGCGCGGGTCGTCGATCTTGCCGCGGTACTCGATGGCACAGATCCGCAGGATCAACGCGACCAGCACCAGCAGCAGTGCGAGGTAGAAGCCGGAGAACATGCTGGCATACCACTCGGGGAACGCGGCGAACAGCGCGCCGCCCGCGGTGATCAGCCACACCTCGTTGCCGTCCCACACCGGGCCGATGGTGTTGAGCACCGCCCGGCGCCGCGCGTCACTGCCCTTGCCAAGCACCGGCATCAGCATGCCGACGCCGAAGTCGAAGCCCTCCAGCACGAA
This sequence is a window from Nocardia farcinica. Protein-coding genes within it:
- the cydC gene encoding thiol reductant ABC exporter subunit CydC, whose translation is MGELLEPARGRVAVAVTWGVVALGSALGLAALAAWLIARAWQMPPVLDLSVAVVSVRALGISRGLARYLERLATHDVALRSMTNARAAVYRRLARSDVWLRRDRRSGSGAAADSAARLRRGDLLVRIGSDIDDLGAVIVRALVPIAVAAVLALAAVGLIATISVPAAMILAASLAVAGVLAPWLSARAARSAEVAVRADRAEFTARALTVLDHAAELRVAGRLAGTVTAARDAGRRSVAAEDSAAARTAWSAAATPLALGASVLGALLIGVVAYGPGGGLPGGMTPMALTILVLLPLSAFEATAALPAAAQSLTTARAALHRIEGATRAAVATDGDAAPVRPDLPPGRRIAVVGPSGAGKTTLLMFWAGLFDTPRPDVTFFAEDAHLFGTSVLENLRVARGDVTEAEAERALRSVGLGDWLDALPDGLSTDLVGGAAAVSGGQRRRILLARALVSPARVLLLDEPTEHLEAGAGADLLRALLDADSGLVEPDRVVVVVTHQLPADHRADVVVRVDSSWQVAVERSPRSAPDSAPRENTLPTS
- the cydD gene encoding thiol reductant ABC exporter subunit CydD is translated as MARPPVDPRLWRHARSARRYLGYSVGLSLVTTVCIVVAATALGRVLAGVITDPTRRRITDWTAELVVLAVALAGRAVASWWQARIAHRAGASVVAELETAVLAAGAALPPRELDRRRTELAVVVGTGLSGLRAYLTGYLPALLLAVLVPPVVLAVILAHDPVSAGIAVVTLPLIPIFMVLIGLLTQGRAAATLAATTRLSDQLLDLFAGMPTLRALGREHADGGPAARTMEHRVRALGDALRVRTMRALRIAFLSSMVLELLATLSVALIAVSIGLRLVYGGMDLYDGLVALILAPEVYLPLRMVGERFHAAQDGMAAADKAFAVLEPEGVRRGRIDDRTLVGATDRPAVDERGGLAVGGRGGPALGGPGDLAVDGRGGPAVDGRGPALVELAGLGVRARDGWAPADLCAVIRPGALTVLAGPNGSGKSTALAAILGLVDADAGRVRVDGIDVRELDPDAWWRRLAWLPQRPVLVPGTLRENLELLGADLVDLNRACAATGFDAVLDELPHRWDTVVGVGGVGLSLGQRQRLALTRVLAADRPVLLLDEPTAHLDEASEAGVLAALRERAAAGATVLVVGHRPTVLAAADQVIEVRSAVPVGRSVESGGAS
- a CDS encoding Uma2 family endonuclease, which translates into the protein MVSARASAERIPGSHPAPEPPVCPTGTRAGTRRTGTARGPFPFPTRSAPRALRWGNDRRAATRLGDPSCGRLHRRRVPEAAWSSETHRTDRRGSGLRDLVLAVEAVSPDSEERDRETKPLKYANAGIPHFWRVERGSDDRVVVYAYELDRVSARYVPIGIFHDRLKLPVPFPVDIDLEALGRRG
- the cydB gene encoding cytochrome d ubiquinol oxidase subunit II, coding for MSLAEFWFVLIGVLFTGYFVLEGFDFGVGMLMPVLGKGSDARRRAVLNTIGPVWDGNEVWLITAGGALFAAFPEWYASMFSGFYLALLLVLVALILRICAIEYRGKIDDPRWRARCDIGIGIGSWVPAFAWGWVFANIVRGVPLDADKQLVGSIGDLFSPYALLGALATGLLFALHGAIFLGLKTGGDVRADAVRVAKLLLGPAALVVGGFGLWTQLAYGADWTWIPLGVAVIGLVGAAAAVFADRDGWAFAGTALTVAAATVLLFGSLFPNVLPSTLGEAFSLTVDNASSTPYTLKVMSWAAVVVTPVVLGYQAWTYWVFRKRISVEHIPAPVGLTPRPDKD